A genomic segment from Flavobacteriales bacterium encodes:
- a CDS encoding 3-isopropylmalate dehydratase large subunit (dehydratase component, catalyzes the isomerization between 2-isopropylmalate and 3-isopropylmalate) — protein sequence GMNEDKVPRGKYCVSTSNRNFEGRQGPGSRTFLASPLTAAATAITGEITDVRTLMN from the coding sequence AGGAATGAATGAAGACAAAGTGCCTAGAGGTAAATATTGTGTTTCTACATCAAACAGAAACTTCGAAGGCCGTCAAGGACCCGGATCTCGAACTTTCTTAGCTAGCCCACTTACTGCTGCAGCAACAGCTATAACAGGCGAAATTACTGACGTACGAACTTTAATGAATTAA
- the leuD gene encoding 3-isopropylmalate dehydratase small subunit, which produces MEKLNKVNTNCVLIPNENLDTDQIIPSRFLKATTREAFGENLFRDWRYDLEGKMVEDFVLNQDTKGAQILVAGKNFGCGSSREHAAWAIYDFGFRVVISSFYADIFKSNALNNGLLPVQVSEGFLAKIFAALENNNEEVLNVDLEAQTVSISSTGDQEAFEINGYKKSCLLNGFDDIDYLLNIKDDIIAYENAL; this is translated from the coding sequence ATGGAGAAACTAAATAAAGTAAACACAAACTGTGTATTGATTCCAAATGAGAATTTGGATACGGATCAAATCATTCCATCTCGATTTCTTAAAGCTACTACAAGAGAAGCTTTCGGAGAAAATCTTTTTAGAGATTGGAGATACGATCTTGAAGGTAAGATGGTTGAAGACTTCGTATTAAACCAAGATACAAAAGGAGCACAAATTTTAGTTGCCGGAAAAAACTTTGGATGTGGATCGAGTAGAGAACATGCAGCATGGGCTATCTATGATTTTGGATTTCGAGTTGTGATTTCGAGTTTTTATGCCGACATATTCAAAAGCAACGCATTAAACAATGGCCTTCTACCCGTACAAGTATCAGAAGGTTTTTTAGCTAAAATTTTTGCAGCTCTCGAAAACAATAACGAAGAAGTGTTAAACGTTGATCTAGAAGCTCAAACGGTTTCTATTTCATCTACAGGAGATCAAGAGGCTTTTGAAATTAACGGATACAAAAAATCTTGTTTACTTAACGGATTTGACGATATCGATTACTTATTAAATATCAAGGACGATATTATCGCCTACGAAAACGCTTTATAG